One part of the Rutidosis leptorrhynchoides isolate AG116_Rl617_1_P2 chromosome 1, CSIRO_AGI_Rlap_v1, whole genome shotgun sequence genome encodes these proteins:
- the LOC139886105 gene encoding uncharacterized protein — MYPQILMCWSEFVIFGGTLDTRRFFGLDNHKETCLYPLLFRKIIRKTGSKSFALASQVSKTEDWTHLQFVNYLDKHFAVSAVTQHSPTCYSYYQKITCLTHPSCHLYLLSMWW; from the exons ATGTATCCTCAAATTCTG ATGTGTTGGTCCGAGTTTGTGATTTTTGGTGGCACGCTTGACACTAGGAGATTCTTTGGTTTAGATAATCATAAAGAGACTTGTTTGTACCCTTTACTGTTTCGAAAGATCATCAGAAAAACAG GTTCCAAGTCTTTTGCATTAGCCTCTCAGGTATCTAAAACAGAAG ATTGGACACACTTACAATTCGTAAACTATTTGGACAAACATTTCGCAGTCAGCGCAGTTACGCAACACAGTCCGACATGTTATAGCTACTACCAAAAGATAACTTGCCTGACCCACCCATCTTGTCACCTCTACTTATTATCGATGTGGTGGTAA